A genomic region of Magnolia sinica isolate HGM2019 chromosome 6, MsV1, whole genome shotgun sequence contains the following coding sequences:
- the LOC131248100 gene encoding beta-amylase 3, chloroplastic-like gives MALTLRSSPSFISPKDTKNHKTPEDFSSVISYTPFKPSCRLRAKSLTNGMQVSEDKAFSFSVRRNDMEERLHKLSGSSKPGFRVPVFVMLPLDTVSMGGSLNKPRALNASLMALKSAGVEGVMVDAWWGLVEKDGPLKYNWEGYAELVQMVQKNGLKLQIVMSFHQCGGNVGDSCSIPLPPWVLEEISQNPDLVYTDKSGRRNPEYISLGCDSLPVLRGRTPIQVYSDYMTSFREKFQDYLGGVIVEIQVGMGPCGELRYPSYPESNGTWRFPGIGEFQCYDKYMRASLKASAVAIGKENWGEGGPHDAGHYNQFPEETGFFRRDGTWNTEYGNFFMEWYSGKLLEHGDQILAAAEGIFRGTGAKLSGKVAGIHWHYNTRSHPAELTAGYYNTRHRDGYLPIARMMGRRGVVLNFTCMEMRNEQQPEHANCSPEGLVRQVKTATKTAKTELAGENALERYDEGAYGQILVTSRSDSGNGLSAFTYLRMNKRLFDGENWRQFVAFVKSMSEGGRKTGLSEWDTGKSDLYVGSISNRNQKTKDVALV, from the exons ATGGCCTTAACACTCCGTTCATCTCCTTCTTTCATTAGCCCAAAAGACACCAAAAACCACAAAACACCTGAAGATTTCTCCAGCGTTATCTCCTACACACCCTTCAAGCCCTCTTGCCGTCTCAGAGCGAAGAGCTTGACTAATGGAATGCAAGTCTCGGAAGATAAGGCGTTCTCCTTCTCTGTCAGGAGGAATGACATGGAGGAGAGACTGCACAAACTCTCCGGCAGCTCAAAGCCGGGTTTTCGTGTCCCGGTATTTGTTATGCTGCCCCTCGACACGGTTTCGATGGGGGGGAGCTTGAACAAGCCGCGTGCGTTGAACGCCAGTTTGATGGCGTTGAAGAGCGCTGGGGTGGAAGGTGTGATGGTGGATGCTTGGTGGGGATTGGTAGAGAAAGATGGGCCTTTGAAATATAACTGGGAGGGATATGCTGAGCTTGTTCAGATGGTCCAAAAGAATGGACTGAAGCTTCAGATTGTTATGTCTTTCCATCAGTGTGGAGGGAATGTTGGGGACTCTTGCAG CATTCCCTTACCACCATGGGTGCTTGAAGAAATCAGCCAGAACCCTGATCTTGTCTACACAGATAAATCAGGTAGGAGAAACCCTGAATACATATCTTTGGGCTGTGATTCATTGCCTGTACTGAGAGGAAGAACACCCATCCAAGTCTACTCTGATTACATGACCAGCTTCCGTGAAAAGTTCCAGGACTATCTTGGAGGAGTGATTGTG GAAATTCAAGTTGGCATGGGCCCCTGTGGTGAGCTGAGGTATCCATCTTATCCAGAAAGCAATGGTACTTGGAGATTCCCTGGTATTGGAGAATTCCAATGCTACGACAAG TACATGAGAGCTTCTCTAAAAGCATCAGCAGTAGCGATCGGAAAGGAGAATTGGGGtgaaggtggaccacatgatgctGGTCACTACAACCAATTCCCCGAGGAAACTGGCTTCTTTAGGAGAGACGGAACATGGAATACGGAGTATGGTAACTTCTTCATGGAGTGGTACTCTGGAAAGTTACTTGAACATGGTGACCAGATCTTGGCAGCTGCCGAGGGGATATTCCGGGGCACTGGTGCCAAGCTATCTGGAAAGGTTGCTGGGATCCACTGGCATTACAATACAAGATCCCACCCAGCAGAACTGACGGCTGGATACTACAATACCCGACACCGAGATGGGTACCTACCCATAGCACGGATGATGGGTAGGAGGGGTGTTGTACTCAATTTCACATGCATGGAAATGAGGAACGAGCAACAGCCAGAGCATGCAAACTGCTCACCAGAAGGGCTTGTCCGGCAAGTCAAGACAGCAACAAAGACTGCCAAGACAGAGCTTGCTGGAGAGAATGCACTGGAGAGGTACGACGAGGGAGCATATGGGCAGATTCTGGTAACAAGTAGATCAGATTCCGGCAATGGATTGAGTGCATTCACATATCTGAGGATGAATAAGAGGCTATTCGATGGCGAGAACTGGCGGCAATTTGTTGCATTCGTGAAGAGCATGTCAGAAGGTGGTCGGAAGACTGGGCTATCTGAATGGGATACTGGCAAGTCTGACCTTTATGTCGGTTCTATTAGCAACAGAAACCAGAAGACCAAGGATGTTGCACTGGTGTAA